A single window of Malus sylvestris chromosome 5, drMalSylv7.2, whole genome shotgun sequence DNA harbors:
- the LOC126623783 gene encoding kinesin-like protein KIN-7D, mitochondrial isoform X2, whose protein sequence is MASSSRARSSSPFSYRKPSSPYSSTSSSSALINGRMIPRSCSTSASSFYNSGGGLGSRSMTPGRGRSDSMQYGSGGNSARSPVGFASEELLAEMLEAPKGGDSISVTIRFRPLSEREFQRGDEVTWYADGDKIVRNEYNPATAYAFDRVFGQHANSQEVYEVAAKPVVKAAMEGVNGTVFAYGVTSSGKTHTMHGDQNAPGVIPLAIKDVFSIIQDTPGREFLLRVSYLEIYNEVINDLLDPTGQNLRVREDSQGTYVEGIKEEVVLSPGHALSFIAAGEEHRHVGSNNFNLFSSRSHTIFTLMIESSVHGDEYDGVIFSQLNLIDLAGSESSKTETTGLRRKEGSYINKSLLTLGTVIGKLSEGKASHVPYRDSKLTRLLQSSLSGHGHVSLICTVTPASSSMEETHNTLKFASRAKRVEIYASRNKIIDEKSLIKKYQREISVLKTELDQLRQGMLVGISHEEIISLKQKLEEGQFKMQSRLEEEEEAKAALMSRIQRLTKLILVSSKNTIPGLSDIPSHQRGFSVGEDDKMEVVRDGPLLLEGENQKESPSSASTVPSDMASDFRHKRSSSRWNEELSPAGGTITDSTQAGELISGSRIPMGGMTMSDHIDLLVEQVKMLAGEIALGTSSLKRLVEQSVDDPESSKTQIENLECDIHEKRRQMRVLEQRINESGEASIANASMVEMQQTVKRLTTQCNEKGFELEIKSADNRILQEQLQNKCAENMELQEKVDQLEQRLASVSGEGSSSSSEQCVSAEYVEQLQKKIQSQEIENEKLKLEHVQFSEERSGLHVQNQKLAEEASYAKELASAAAVELKNLAGEVTKLSLQNAKLEKELLAARELVNSKSSSMQPVNGINRKYNDRPRGGRKGRLSGGADNFEAWNLDSDDLRMELQARKQREAALETALAEKEFTEEEYRKKVEDAKKREDALENDLANMWVLVAKLKKEGGSIPETHTEERHDDVIENSNGLKATVNEGAAVERQVLDASKSADDESPKEEPLVLRLKARMQEMKEKELKHQGNGDANSHLCKVCFESPTAAILLPCRHFCLCKSCSLACSECPICRTKISDRLFAFTS, encoded by the exons ATGGCCTCGTCCTCACGTGCCCGCAGCAGCTCGCCTTTCTCCTACCGGAAGCCATCCAGTCCCTACTCCTCCACCTCCTCGTCTTCCGCGTTGATCAACGGTCGGATGATTCCGCGCTCCTGCTCGACCTCGGCCTCCTCGTTCTACAACTCGGGAGGTGGACTCGGGTCCCGATCCATGACGCCGGGTCGCGGCCGCTCCGATTCAATGCAGTACGGTTCGGGGGGTAACAGTGCTCGCTCGCCGGTCGGGTTCGCGTCCGAGGAGCTTTTGGCGGAGATGCTCGAGGCGCCCAAGGGTGGGGATAGCATATCGGTGACGATTCGGTTTCGGCCGCTGAG CGAGAGGGAGTTTCAGAGAGGGGATGAGGTCACTTGGTACGCAGACGGTGATAAGATTGTGAGGAATGAGTATAATCCAGCTACAGCCTATGCATTTG ATAGAGTTTTTGGACAGCATGCCAATTCACAAGAGGTGTACGAAGTTGCCGCTAAACCTGTTGTCAAAGCTGCCATGGAAGGTGTCAATG GTACTGTTTTTGCTTATGGTGTGACAAGTAGTGGAAAGACACACACTATGCAT GGTGATCAAAACGCTCCAGGTGTCATACCATTGGCGATAAAGGATGTCTTCAGTATTATTCAAGAT ACCCCAGGAAGGGAATTTTTACTGCGCGTCTCATACCTTGAGATCTACAATGAG GTGATAAATGACTTGCTTGATCCAACAGGTCAAAATTTGCGTGTTAGAGAAGATTCCCAG GGTACTTATGTTGAGGGTATAAAAGAAGAAGTTGTTTTGTCTCCTGGGCATGCACTTTCTTTTATTGCTGCTGGAGAAG AGCATCGTCATGTTGGATCAAACAATTTTAATCTGTTCAGCAGTCGAAGTCACACCATATTTACATTG ATGATAGAAAGCAGTGTCCATGGTGATGAGTATGATGGAGTGATCTTCTCTCAACTT AATTTAATTGATCTAGCTGGATCTGAGAGCTCGAAAACCGAAACAACTGGACTAAGAAGAAAGGAAGGATCATACATAAACAAGAGTCTTCTAACTCTTGGAACT GTAATCGGAAAGCTGAGTGAGGGAAAGGCATCCCATGTACCATATCGAGATTCTAAGCTTACCCGTCTTTTACAATCTTCGTTAAGCGGGCATGGACATGTTTCG CTTATTTGCACGGTGACTCCTGCATCAAGTAGCATGGAGGAAACTCATAATACATTGAAATTTGCAAGCAGGGCAAAGCGAGTAGAAATCTATGCATCGCGTAATAAG ATTATTGATGAAAAGTCATTGATTAAGAAGTATCAAAGAGAGATTTCGGTCCTGAAAACAGAACTTGATCAGCTAAGGCAGGGGATGCTTGTTGGCATCAGTCATGAGGAGATTATCAGCTTAAAGCAAAAG ttggaagAAGGTCAATTTAAAATGCAATCAAGattggaggaagaagaggaagcgAAGGCTGCTCTTATGAGTAGAATCCAGAGGCTGacgaagctcatccttgtttctTCGAAAAATACAATCCCTGGATTGAGTGATATTCCCAGCCACCAACGCGGTTTTTCTGTTGGTGAGGATGAC AAAATGGAAGTAGTGCGAGATGGACCCTTGCTTCTAGAAGGTGAGAACCAAAAGGAGTCACCATCTTCTGCATCTACTGTTCCATCAGATATGGCTTCTGATTTTAGACACAAGAGATCTTCCAGCAGGTGGAATGAAGAGCTCTCACCAGCTGGCGGTACAATTACAGATTCAACTCAAGCGGGTGAACTTATCAGTGGTTCAAGAATTCCAATG GGAGGGATGACAATGTCAGATCACATAGACCTGCTGGTTGAGCAAGTTAAGATGCTTGCTGGAGAGATTGCACTGGGCACCAGCTCCTTGAAACGACTGGTGGAGCAGTCTGTAGATGACCCTGAAAGCTCCAAAACTCAA ATTGAGAACTTGGAATGTGATATCCATGAAAAGAGAAGGCAAATGAGGGTTTTGGAACAGCGCATTAACGAAAGTGGTGAGGCTTCAATTGCTAATGCATCTATGGTTGAGATGCAGCAG ACAGTTAAGAGACTGACAACCCAGTGCAATGAGAAGGGATTTGAGTTGGAA ATAAAATCAGCAGACAATCGTATTCTCCAGGAGCAATTGCAAAATAAG TGTGCAGAGAACATGGAATTGCAAGAAAAAGTGGATCAGTTAGAGCAGCGTTTGGCTTCAGTATCTGGTGAAGGATCATCATCGTCTTCCGAGCAGTGTGTATCTGCAGAATATGTTGAGCAGTTGCAAAAGAAAATTCAGTCTCAG GAGATTGAGAATGAAAAACTAAAGCTGGAGCATGTGCAGTTCTCAGAGGAGAGGAGTGGGTTACATGTGCAGAATCAAAAACTGGCCGAAGAAGCTTCTTATGCAAAGGAACTGGCATCTGCTGCTGCTGTTGAATTGAAGAATTTGGCTGGTGAAGTGACAAAGCTCTCATTGCAGAATGCAAAACTAGAAAAAGAGTTGTTGGCTGCCCGGGAGTTGGTCAATTCTAAAAGTTCTTCCATGCAACCTGTTAATGGTATTAATCGGAAGTACAATGATAGACCAAGAGGTGGGAGGAAAGGGAGGCTATCTGGTGGTGCTGATAACTTTGAGGCATGGAATCTTGATTCGGATGATTTAAGGATGGAACTCCAAGCAAGGAAACAGCGAGAGGCAGCTCTTGAGACTGCCCTTGCTGAAAAGGAATTTACTGAAGAGGAGTACAGGAAAAAGGTTGAAGATGCAAAGAAAAGGGAGGACGCTCTAGAAAATGATTTAGCAAACATGTGGGTGTTGGTCGCAAAATTAAAGAAAGAGGGCGGGTCTATCCCTGAGACACACACAGAAGAAAGGCATGATGATGTGATAGAAAATAGTAATGGTCTAAAAGCAACTGTGAATGAGGGTGCCGCCGTAGAGAGACAAGTTTTGGATGCTTCGAAATCCGCTGATGATGAAAGTCCTAAGGAAGAACCTCTTGTTCTTCGCCTTAAG GCTCGAATGCAAGAGATGAAGGAGAAAGAGCTCAAACACCAGGGAAACGGAGATGCCAATTCCCATTTGTGCAAAGTATGTTTTGAATCACCAACAGCAGCAATTCTTCTCCCTTGCCGGCATTTTTGTT TGTGTAAGTCTTGTTCACTTGCATGTTCTGAGTGCCCAATTTGTCGTACAAAGATTTCAGATAGGCTTTTTGCATTTACTTCGTGA
- the LOC126623783 gene encoding kinesin-like protein KIN-7D, mitochondrial isoform X1: MASSSRARSSSPFSYRKPSSPYSSTSSSSALINGRMIPRSCSTSASSFYNSGGGLGSRSMTPGRGRSDSMQYGSGGNSARSPVGFASEELLAEMLEAPKGGDSISVTIRFRPLSEREFQRGDEVTWYADGDKIVRNEYNPATAYAFDRVFGQHANSQEVYEVAAKPVVKAAMEGVNGTVFAYGVTSSGKTHTMHGDQNAPGVIPLAIKDVFSIIQDTPGREFLLRVSYLEIYNEVINDLLDPTGQNLRVREDSQGTYVEGIKEEVVLSPGHALSFIAAGEEHRHVGSNNFNLFSSRSHTIFTLMIESSVHGDEYDGVIFSQLNLIDLAGSESSKTETTGLRRKEGSYINKSLLTLGTVIGKLSEGKASHVPYRDSKLTRLLQSSLSGHGHVSLICTVTPASSSMEETHNTLKFASRAKRVEIYASRNKQIIDEKSLIKKYQREISVLKTELDQLRQGMLVGISHEEIISLKQKLEEGQFKMQSRLEEEEEAKAALMSRIQRLTKLILVSSKNTIPGLSDIPSHQRGFSVGEDDKMEVVRDGPLLLEGENQKESPSSASTVPSDMASDFRHKRSSSRWNEELSPAGGTITDSTQAGELISGSRIPMGGMTMSDHIDLLVEQVKMLAGEIALGTSSLKRLVEQSVDDPESSKTQIENLECDIHEKRRQMRVLEQRINESGEASIANASMVEMQQTVKRLTTQCNEKGFELEIKSADNRILQEQLQNKCAENMELQEKVDQLEQRLASVSGEGSSSSSEQCVSAEYVEQLQKKIQSQEIENEKLKLEHVQFSEERSGLHVQNQKLAEEASYAKELASAAAVELKNLAGEVTKLSLQNAKLEKELLAARELVNSKSSSMQPVNGINRKYNDRPRGGRKGRLSGGADNFEAWNLDSDDLRMELQARKQREAALETALAEKEFTEEEYRKKVEDAKKREDALENDLANMWVLVAKLKKEGGSIPETHTEERHDDVIENSNGLKATVNEGAAVERQVLDASKSADDESPKEEPLVLRLKARMQEMKEKELKHQGNGDANSHLCKVCFESPTAAILLPCRHFCLCKSCSLACSECPICRTKISDRLFAFTS, encoded by the exons ATGGCCTCGTCCTCACGTGCCCGCAGCAGCTCGCCTTTCTCCTACCGGAAGCCATCCAGTCCCTACTCCTCCACCTCCTCGTCTTCCGCGTTGATCAACGGTCGGATGATTCCGCGCTCCTGCTCGACCTCGGCCTCCTCGTTCTACAACTCGGGAGGTGGACTCGGGTCCCGATCCATGACGCCGGGTCGCGGCCGCTCCGATTCAATGCAGTACGGTTCGGGGGGTAACAGTGCTCGCTCGCCGGTCGGGTTCGCGTCCGAGGAGCTTTTGGCGGAGATGCTCGAGGCGCCCAAGGGTGGGGATAGCATATCGGTGACGATTCGGTTTCGGCCGCTGAG CGAGAGGGAGTTTCAGAGAGGGGATGAGGTCACTTGGTACGCAGACGGTGATAAGATTGTGAGGAATGAGTATAATCCAGCTACAGCCTATGCATTTG ATAGAGTTTTTGGACAGCATGCCAATTCACAAGAGGTGTACGAAGTTGCCGCTAAACCTGTTGTCAAAGCTGCCATGGAAGGTGTCAATG GTACTGTTTTTGCTTATGGTGTGACAAGTAGTGGAAAGACACACACTATGCAT GGTGATCAAAACGCTCCAGGTGTCATACCATTGGCGATAAAGGATGTCTTCAGTATTATTCAAGAT ACCCCAGGAAGGGAATTTTTACTGCGCGTCTCATACCTTGAGATCTACAATGAG GTGATAAATGACTTGCTTGATCCAACAGGTCAAAATTTGCGTGTTAGAGAAGATTCCCAG GGTACTTATGTTGAGGGTATAAAAGAAGAAGTTGTTTTGTCTCCTGGGCATGCACTTTCTTTTATTGCTGCTGGAGAAG AGCATCGTCATGTTGGATCAAACAATTTTAATCTGTTCAGCAGTCGAAGTCACACCATATTTACATTG ATGATAGAAAGCAGTGTCCATGGTGATGAGTATGATGGAGTGATCTTCTCTCAACTT AATTTAATTGATCTAGCTGGATCTGAGAGCTCGAAAACCGAAACAACTGGACTAAGAAGAAAGGAAGGATCATACATAAACAAGAGTCTTCTAACTCTTGGAACT GTAATCGGAAAGCTGAGTGAGGGAAAGGCATCCCATGTACCATATCGAGATTCTAAGCTTACCCGTCTTTTACAATCTTCGTTAAGCGGGCATGGACATGTTTCG CTTATTTGCACGGTGACTCCTGCATCAAGTAGCATGGAGGAAACTCATAATACATTGAAATTTGCAAGCAGGGCAAAGCGAGTAGAAATCTATGCATCGCGTAATAAG CAGATTATTGATGAAAAGTCATTGATTAAGAAGTATCAAAGAGAGATTTCGGTCCTGAAAACAGAACTTGATCAGCTAAGGCAGGGGATGCTTGTTGGCATCAGTCATGAGGAGATTATCAGCTTAAAGCAAAAG ttggaagAAGGTCAATTTAAAATGCAATCAAGattggaggaagaagaggaagcgAAGGCTGCTCTTATGAGTAGAATCCAGAGGCTGacgaagctcatccttgtttctTCGAAAAATACAATCCCTGGATTGAGTGATATTCCCAGCCACCAACGCGGTTTTTCTGTTGGTGAGGATGAC AAAATGGAAGTAGTGCGAGATGGACCCTTGCTTCTAGAAGGTGAGAACCAAAAGGAGTCACCATCTTCTGCATCTACTGTTCCATCAGATATGGCTTCTGATTTTAGACACAAGAGATCTTCCAGCAGGTGGAATGAAGAGCTCTCACCAGCTGGCGGTACAATTACAGATTCAACTCAAGCGGGTGAACTTATCAGTGGTTCAAGAATTCCAATG GGAGGGATGACAATGTCAGATCACATAGACCTGCTGGTTGAGCAAGTTAAGATGCTTGCTGGAGAGATTGCACTGGGCACCAGCTCCTTGAAACGACTGGTGGAGCAGTCTGTAGATGACCCTGAAAGCTCCAAAACTCAA ATTGAGAACTTGGAATGTGATATCCATGAAAAGAGAAGGCAAATGAGGGTTTTGGAACAGCGCATTAACGAAAGTGGTGAGGCTTCAATTGCTAATGCATCTATGGTTGAGATGCAGCAG ACAGTTAAGAGACTGACAACCCAGTGCAATGAGAAGGGATTTGAGTTGGAA ATAAAATCAGCAGACAATCGTATTCTCCAGGAGCAATTGCAAAATAAG TGTGCAGAGAACATGGAATTGCAAGAAAAAGTGGATCAGTTAGAGCAGCGTTTGGCTTCAGTATCTGGTGAAGGATCATCATCGTCTTCCGAGCAGTGTGTATCTGCAGAATATGTTGAGCAGTTGCAAAAGAAAATTCAGTCTCAG GAGATTGAGAATGAAAAACTAAAGCTGGAGCATGTGCAGTTCTCAGAGGAGAGGAGTGGGTTACATGTGCAGAATCAAAAACTGGCCGAAGAAGCTTCTTATGCAAAGGAACTGGCATCTGCTGCTGCTGTTGAATTGAAGAATTTGGCTGGTGAAGTGACAAAGCTCTCATTGCAGAATGCAAAACTAGAAAAAGAGTTGTTGGCTGCCCGGGAGTTGGTCAATTCTAAAAGTTCTTCCATGCAACCTGTTAATGGTATTAATCGGAAGTACAATGATAGACCAAGAGGTGGGAGGAAAGGGAGGCTATCTGGTGGTGCTGATAACTTTGAGGCATGGAATCTTGATTCGGATGATTTAAGGATGGAACTCCAAGCAAGGAAACAGCGAGAGGCAGCTCTTGAGACTGCCCTTGCTGAAAAGGAATTTACTGAAGAGGAGTACAGGAAAAAGGTTGAAGATGCAAAGAAAAGGGAGGACGCTCTAGAAAATGATTTAGCAAACATGTGGGTGTTGGTCGCAAAATTAAAGAAAGAGGGCGGGTCTATCCCTGAGACACACACAGAAGAAAGGCATGATGATGTGATAGAAAATAGTAATGGTCTAAAAGCAACTGTGAATGAGGGTGCCGCCGTAGAGAGACAAGTTTTGGATGCTTCGAAATCCGCTGATGATGAAAGTCCTAAGGAAGAACCTCTTGTTCTTCGCCTTAAG GCTCGAATGCAAGAGATGAAGGAGAAAGAGCTCAAACACCAGGGAAACGGAGATGCCAATTCCCATTTGTGCAAAGTATGTTTTGAATCACCAACAGCAGCAATTCTTCTCCCTTGCCGGCATTTTTGTT TGTGTAAGTCTTGTTCACTTGCATGTTCTGAGTGCCCAATTTGTCGTACAAAGATTTCAGATAGGCTTTTTGCATTTACTTCGTGA